In a single window of the Streptacidiphilus sp. P02-A3a genome:
- a CDS encoding NADP-dependent oxidoreductase produces MRKISFAEFGGPEVLQLVEAEEPHAGPGRIRIAVRAAGVNPVDWRIREGQVLGAHPVELPAGVGLDAAGVVDEVGEGVEGVEVGDRVFGEGTDTYAEFAVLSAWARMPEGLPFEEAAGYPSVVETALRIIREADVRPGQTLLVSGASGGVGSAVLQIARARGITVIGTAGAANQDYLRDLGAIGTTYDEGWVERVRHLGRVDAALDLAGSGVIRELVELTGDPRRVVSIADLGAPRLGVRFSGVAGSVPDALAEAVDLISRGRLHIPVEKSYSLTEAAAAHTDSRAGHTRGRRVLVV; encoded by the coding sequence ATGAGGAAAATCAGTTTTGCCGAGTTCGGCGGTCCCGAGGTCCTGCAGCTGGTGGAAGCCGAGGAGCCCCACGCGGGCCCCGGTCGGATACGCATCGCCGTACGGGCGGCGGGGGTCAACCCCGTCGACTGGAGGATCCGGGAGGGCCAGGTCCTGGGCGCCCATCCGGTCGAGCTGCCCGCCGGGGTCGGACTGGACGCCGCCGGGGTGGTGGACGAGGTCGGCGAGGGCGTCGAGGGAGTCGAGGTCGGCGACCGCGTGTTCGGCGAAGGCACCGACACGTACGCCGAATTCGCTGTGCTGTCGGCCTGGGCCCGGATGCCCGAGGGGCTGCCCTTCGAGGAGGCCGCCGGGTACCCGTCGGTGGTGGAGACCGCGCTGCGCATCATCCGCGAGGCCGACGTGCGGCCCGGGCAGACGCTGCTGGTCAGCGGCGCGTCCGGCGGCGTCGGGTCGGCGGTGCTGCAGATCGCCCGCGCGCGCGGGATCACCGTGATCGGCACCGCCGGGGCCGCGAACCAGGACTACCTGCGCGACCTGGGGGCCATCGGCACGACCTACGACGAGGGCTGGGTCGAACGGGTGCGGCACCTGGGCCGGGTCGACGCGGCCCTCGACCTGGCCGGTTCGGGCGTGATCCGCGAACTCGTCGAGCTGACCGGGGATCCGCGCCGGGTCGTCTCCATCGCCGACCTCGGTGCGCCGCGGCTGGGCGTCCGGTTCTCCGGCGTGGCCGGGAGCGTGCCGGACGCGCTGGCCGAGGCTGTCGACCTCATCTCCCGGGGCAGGCTGCACATCCCGGTCGAGAAGTCGTACTCGCTCACCGAGGCAGCGGCGGCGCACACGGACAGCCGGGCCGGCCACACCCGGGGGCGCCGGGTCCTGGTCGTCTGA
- the uppS gene encoding polyprenyl diphosphate synthase, producing the protein MSDDQRAALDSAAFQGSPELRASYDLCAAEVGRYLAPMRTATELLPAALRPHFHAVHGFTVHTDRIADEGPTADRPRRIARWRRETLEDLRRGQSGHPLRRAFVDTVRRRDLDHAVIEEFLDTIEADCLCPPAFATFPELRRYLRGVSGTVAEMWATLLCARGPRATTLFSVLGEVCQLADIFEDLPADLAAGRCYLPHQDLHRLGLDTTDLRHPDLRHPDLRQPDLRQPDVRQPDLRGGQPRQALDDLVEVQLRYWHGLLDQAVAVTGTVDPEYQPFLHSLLLGTQLQFDEVTLQQARVFADGVEPLTSPRAARGRPASPERGAPPDHVAVIMDGNRRWAAQRGLPAAQGHHAGERAALRLVNAAVRLGVRHLSIYAFSTENWGRSQDELAALFDTLADGIARGAEWLHDLGVRVRWCGRRDRIEPSLASALALVENLTSGNATLTLTVCVDYGGHEELAAAARALATEAVAGTIRPEQIGPADLARNLYLPDLPEVDLLIRTSGEQRISNFLPWHLAYAELVFDPTPWPDFGLAQLRCAVTAYAARGRRFGGDQPGP; encoded by the coding sequence GTGTCGGACGATCAGAGGGCGGCGCTCGACTCGGCCGCGTTCCAGGGCTCGCCCGAGCTGCGGGCCTCCTACGACCTGTGTGCGGCCGAGGTCGGCCGGTACCTGGCACCGATGCGGACCGCCACCGAGCTGCTGCCCGCCGCGCTGCGCCCCCACTTCCACGCTGTGCACGGCTTCACCGTGCACACCGACCGTATCGCGGACGAGGGGCCGACGGCCGACCGCCCGCGACGTATCGCCCGCTGGCGCCGCGAGACCCTTGAGGACCTGCGCCGTGGACAGAGCGGCCACCCGCTGCGTCGGGCGTTCGTGGACACCGTTCGGCGCCGGGATCTCGACCACGCGGTGATCGAGGAGTTCCTGGACACCATCGAGGCCGACTGCCTGTGCCCGCCCGCCTTCGCGACCTTCCCCGAACTGCGCCGCTATCTGCGCGGGGTCTCCGGGACCGTCGCCGAGATGTGGGCCACGCTGCTGTGCGCTCGCGGACCGCGGGCCACAACGCTCTTCTCGGTCCTGGGCGAAGTCTGCCAACTGGCCGACATCTTCGAGGACCTGCCCGCCGACCTCGCGGCCGGCCGCTGCTACCTGCCCCACCAGGACCTGCACCGCCTCGGCCTGGACACCACCGACCTACGACACCCGGACCTACGGCACCCCGACTTGCGACAGCCGGACTTGCGACAGCCGGACGTGCGACAGCCGGACTTACGGGGCGGCCAGCCGCGGCAGGCCCTCGATGACCTGGTCGAGGTCCAACTGCGCTACTGGCACGGCCTGCTGGATCAGGCGGTGGCGGTCACCGGTACCGTCGATCCCGAGTACCAGCCGTTCCTGCACAGCCTGCTTCTGGGCACCCAGTTGCAGTTCGACGAGGTCACCCTGCAACAGGCCCGGGTCTTCGCCGACGGTGTCGAGCCGCTCACCTCGCCCCGCGCCGCCCGCGGTCGCCCCGCGTCACCGGAGCGGGGTGCGCCCCCGGACCACGTCGCGGTGATCATGGATGGCAACCGGCGCTGGGCCGCCCAGCGCGGCCTGCCCGCCGCCCAGGGCCACCACGCGGGCGAACGCGCCGCGCTGCGCCTGGTCAACGCCGCCGTGCGGCTGGGTGTGCGGCACTTGAGCATCTACGCGTTCTCCACCGAGAACTGGGGCCGTTCCCAGGACGAACTGGCCGCCCTGTTCGACACCTTGGCGGACGGGATCGCCCGGGGCGCCGAGTGGCTGCACGACCTGGGCGTGCGGGTGCGCTGGTGCGGGCGGCGCGACCGCATCGAGCCGTCACTGGCTTCGGCACTGGCCCTGGTGGAGAACCTGACATCCGGTAACGCGACGCTGACGCTCACCGTCTGTGTCGACTACGGCGGACACGAGGAACTGGCCGCTGCCGCCCGCGCTCTGGCCACGGAGGCGGTCGCCGGGACGATCCGGCCCGAGCAGATCGGCCCCGCGGATCTGGCCCGCAACCTGTACCTGCCCGACCTGCCCGAGGTCGACCTGCTGATCCGCACCTCCGGCGAGCAGCGGATCAGCAACTTCCTGCCGTGGCACCTCGCCTACGCGGAACTGGTCTTCGACCCGACGCCCTGGCCCGACTTCGGCCTGGCCCAGCTGCGGTGCGCGGTCACCGCCTACGCCGCCCGCGGCCGCCGCTTCGGCGGCGACCAGCCCGGCCCCTGA
- a CDS encoding DUF6204 family protein, with amino-acid sequence MSTRTFRITVRGVFDQLSGEQRAELLARAAEHDVLQAAFTAQGHLSYDIAARSAFTFRFQDSGEAEEDIAEATERAEAAAGTWLAERGYQYKNLKSQAQDLSQAPLGKRQRRAAAQGTP; translated from the coding sequence ATGAGCACCCGTACCTTCCGGATCACCGTTCGTGGCGTCTTCGACCAGCTCAGTGGCGAGCAGCGGGCCGAACTGCTGGCCCGTGCGGCCGAGCACGACGTGCTCCAGGCGGCCTTCACCGCCCAGGGGCACCTCAGCTACGACATCGCCGCGCGCTCGGCGTTCACCTTCCGCTTCCAGGACAGCGGTGAGGCCGAGGAGGACATCGCGGAGGCCACCGAACGCGCCGAAGCCGCCGCCGGGACCTGGCTGGCCGAGCGCGGTTACCAGTACAAGAACCTGAAGTCCCAGGCCCAGGACCTCTCCCAGGCGCCCCTGGGCAAGCGGCAGCGCCGCGCCGCTGCCCAGGGCACCCCCTGA